From the genome of Spinacia oleracea cultivar Varoflay chromosome 2, BTI_SOV_V1, whole genome shotgun sequence, one region includes:
- the LOC130467322 gene encoding uncharacterized protein, which translates to MTITFDDSDSTDAQQEHHDGIVISLPIGNALIKRILIDNGSSANVLFLEALQEMGLQEKSIIRRSTVLVGFSGESLRTVGEISLPTYAEGATYERLVNKMFKDRLGDTMEVYIDDMLVKSRKVDDHVEHLRQSFDILRKYGMKLNPTKCSFGVSAGKFLGRVAALNRFISRSSDKCRLLYDVLRKNKGFSWSDDHETALQNLKKYMMSPPLLFKPKEGEVLQLYLAVSSTAVSAVLAREDETQQLPIYYISKSLLEAETRYSSLEKLVLALVTAAKKLRHYFETHQIVVMTNYPIKSVMRRPELTGRMEKWTMALGSFDIKYQPRTAVKSQALADFVVDFSPDLEKIADDEVKLINNVEEIWTLIVDGSSNFRGACLGAVLKSPQGDMIAQAICCDFKAMNNETEYEVLIAGLTLADELGASGLNIFSDSQLIVNQINGDYEAKDLKMTLYLEKAKTLASKFKPLSIKQVPRDLNTQADALANLGSALRKSPFSTIPLVHLLSPAVEKDIPQDASLVLSTTNTDSWTKPILDYLTHETLPDDKLEARKILFKASRYVILQGILFKRSANGMLMRCAGKTEWERLQKQYHEGECGRDEGGRSLSTRIKRNGYYWPTMLKHAMRYVAKCDKCQRHASMTHKPSEFLHPTLTPWPFIKWGMDIVGKLPVAPGRKVFMLALTDYFSKWIEADSEYHQKSYATTDHNSSATRLGLSARHGTSS; encoded by the exons ATGACAATAACCTTCGACGATTCAGATTCAACCGACGCGCAACAGGAACACCACGACGGGATAGTCATATCGCTCCCAATAGGCAACGCTCTCATCAAAAGGATATTGATCGACAACGGCAGTTCAGCAAACGTATTGTTCTTAGAGGCTCTGCAAGAAATGGGACTACAAGAAAAGAGTATAATCAGAAGGTCGACAGTCTTAGTAGGGTTTAGTGGAGAGTCGCTACGAACAGTAGGGGAGATATCGCTGCCTACGTACGCAGAAG gtgcgacATACGAACGATtggtcaacaaaatgttcaaagACCGACTTGGAGACACAATGgaggtctacatcgacgacatgctagTAAAATCGAGGAAGGTTGATGACCACGTGGAACACCTGCGACAATCCTTCGACATATTGAGGAAATACGGTATGAAGCTTAACCCAACTAAATGTTCTTTCGGAGTGTCTGCaggaaaattcttag GGAGAGTGGCGGCACTAAACCGTTTTATTTCACGGTCGTCGGACAAGTGTCGTTTACTCTACGACGTCTTGCGCAAAAACAAGGGTTTTAGCTGGTCCGACGACCACGAAACAGCTTTgcaaaacctcaaaaaatatatGATGTCGCCACCCCTCCTGTTCAAACCCAAAGAAGGCGAAGTCCTACAACTCTACCTAGCCGTCAGCTCGACAGCAGTCAGTGCGGTCCTAGCTCGAGAAGACGAAACGCAACAACTACCTATTTACTACATCAGTAAGTCACTACTAGAAGCAGAAACCAGGTATTCCTCCCTCGAAAAACTCGTTTTAGCACTCGTTACTGCAGCCAAAAAGctaaggcattattttgaaactcaccaaatagtggtgatgactaacTATCCAATCAAGTCTGTGATGCGTAGACCAGAACTAACAGGTCGAATGGAGAAATGGACGATGGCGTTAGGAAGCTTCGACATCAAGTACCAACCGAGAACGGCTGTAAAATCGCAGGCCCTAGCAGATTTTGTGGTAGACTTTAGCCCCGACTTGGAGAAGATAGCAGACGACgaagtcaaactcatcaataacgTAGAAGAGATATGGACACTCATCGTCGACGGTTCATCTAACTTCCGCGGTGCATGTCTAGGCGCCGTGCTAAaatcaccacaaggggacatgatagcacagGCCATCTGCTGCGATTTCAAAGCGATGAACAACGAAACAGAATACGAGGTGCTAATCGCCGGACTGACGTTAGCTGATGAACTGGGGGCAAGCGGACTCAACATATTCAGCGACTCACAATTAATCGTCAACCAGATCAACGGCGACTATGAGGCTAaagacctaaaaatgaccttATATCTCGAGAAAGCAAAAACGCTAGCCTCCAAATTTAAACCCCTTTCCATTAAACAAGTACCACGAGACTTGAACACACAAGCCGACGCCCTTGCCAATCTAGGGTCCGCACTCAGAAAATCACCATTCTCGACCATACCTCTAGTACACCTACTGTCACCCGCTGTTGAAAAGGACATACCACAAGACGCCAGCCTCGTCCTATCAACCACAAACACAGATAGCTGGACCAAACCCATTCTCGACTACCTAACACACGAAACCCTACCCGACGACAAGCTCGAAGCcaggaaaatacttttcaaagcatcacgatatgttattttgcagggCATACTATTTAAGAGATCAGCGAACGGAATGCTGATGCGATGCGCGGGAAAAACAGAATGGGAAAGGCTACAAAAAcaataccacgaaggagaatgcGGCAGAGACGAAGGAGGACGAAGCTTGTCAACTAGAATCAAAAGAaacggatactattggccaacaATGCTCAAACACGCGATGAGATACGTAGCTAAGTGCGACAAATGTCAACGACACGCAAGTATGACGCATAAACCGTCTGAATTCTTACACCCCACTTTAACTCCGTGGCCTTTCATTAAATGGGGAATGGACATCGTCGGTAAACTACCCGTCGCCCCAGGACGGAAGGTCTTCATGCTAGCTCTAACggattatttttctaagtggaTAGAGGCAG attCGGAGTACCATCAGAAATCATATGCGACAACGGATCACAATTCATCAGCGACAAGACTAGGGCTTTCTGCAAGACATGGAACATCGAGCTAA